The Silene latifolia isolate original U9 population chromosome X, ASM4854445v1, whole genome shotgun sequence genome contains the following window.
CATCCGGATAGCAATCTGGACCTGTCATCAACACAGCAGTTCCATCATACAGCCAGTTCATCAGTGGAGCCTGTATCGGAGGTCTGCAGCAGACACCAGGATAGCAGCCAGGATCTATAATCAGTGCAACACCAGTGACAAGTCACCCAGTGTCTGGCCAATTTTCTGGGGGGGCCTGGTTAGGAGCTACACCTGTTGGTTCCTTCCCGCCtgtttctaaccctcttgcaggagcAGGTAGTTCGCTGGAGCAGCAGTACCAGGAGCTAAGGGACCTGATGTATAGGATACCAGGCGTAGCACATCCATTAGAGAAAGCGACACGAGATAGCTATGCAGATTCACCTTTCGTGGACGACATAGCCCTCGTTGGCATTCCTAAAGGATGTGTACCACCAGCCATGACGCTTTACgacggaaccacagatccacttgATCACgtcaaccactacaagcagaaaATAATGGCGATAAGCGCGACCGGGCCCTTGAAGGAAGCttgtatgtgcaaaggattcaGATCAACCTTGTCTGGAGCAGCCCTGTAGTGGTTCGTCGGTCTGCCCAATAAAAGTATAGCCAACTTCGCCGACCTAGTTAATGcattcaaccagcagttcgccaGCAGCAGAAAGCCAGAGAAGCAGACCAACGACCTCTATCGGATAGTGCAAGGGTTTGAGGAATCTACTCGTGATTACTTGAAcaggttcaacaaggagaaggtggcaATTCCGAGGTGCGGTATAGCAACCTctatacaagccttccgccgAGGACTGCACCAGGATTCAGAGTTATACAAGGACCTGACCATGCATCCATGCACCACCTTTGAGGAAGTACAATCAAATGCAATTGCTGTcataaggctggaggaagactctGCACCCATAAGAGGCACTTATGATTCAGACCCAGTATCCAGGAAAGCCCCGGTGGAAAAGAGGAGCGAAATATCAGGACCCTACAGCAGAAGCGAGAATAAGGTGTCTGGAAGTACAGGAGGGAAGGACGACGCAGACCTACCCCCAAAGGAAGACTCAAAGATTTGAGTGGATAGAGGAGCACGAGAAAGCATTTAAGGAATTGAAACATTATCTCAGCACTCCACCACTTCTTTGAAGCCAGAGCGAGGAGAGCCACAATTCCTGTATCTGTCCTTCAGTCACAGAAGTAGCAGTAAGTGCAGTGCTAGTACAAGAGGGATTGCAGCATTCATTATATTACGTCAGTAAGTCTCTGCTTCCTGCAGAGACCCGGTACACATCGTTGGAAACATTCGTCCTTGCACTAGTTACAACATCTTATAAATtgcgtccttattttgagtctcaTACAATTTTCGTGATAACTAACTATCCTCTTAAGACTATCATGAGAAAACCAGAATTGTCAGGAAGGATGGCTAAGTGGTCCGTGCACCTGAGCGGTTATGACTTGAAATTTGAACCTCGTACATCAATAAAGTCTCAGGCTCTGGCAGACTTTGTATCTGACTTCTGTCCGGCTCTCCAGAACCAGGCAGAACAAGACATTCTGAATCTGgaagaagagaaaggagaaaaAGTATGGGAACTGCATGTGGACGGAGCCTCCAACGCAAGAGGAGCAGGAGTAGGACTGGTTCTCAAATCACCCCAGGCAGATCTCATAGTCCAGGCGGTACGATATGAATTCAAGgccacaaacaacgaagcagaatacgaggccttgatccTGGGTCTGAAGCTGGCTCTGGATCTGAAAATCAGACACCTCAAGGTTTGCAGTGATTCTAAACTTATAGTTAACCATGTAAATGACTCTTATGAAGCCAGGGACTCCAGGATGATGGCATACCTAGACGTAGCAAAGGAGTTGACCCTCAGATTTGCCACGTTCAACATCAAACAAATCCCCAGAGACCAGAACGCAGAAGCAGATGCGCTAGCCACCTTGGGGGCAACCTTCAAAGCAGGAGCCATCTCCACaataccaattgtccacgtgcTGGAGCCAGCGATACTGAAACCTGAACAGGAAGCAAGAGTGTTGTGCAGCACCAGCAGTGAAGAAGAAACTCCAGACTGGATGAAATCGTACCAGGACTGGCTGCAGAATGACATCCTACCAGCAGATAAAAAGGAGGAAATCCCTCGCTGGAACATCATTGGCTTGAAAAAGTGTTTCACCTAAGCGACCATCACGGTCAACAACCGGTTACTCATCAGCCTACCAGATGCAACTCCGCCAGGTTCTAGATTTTGCCTTAAATATTCTTTGGCTCTGGAAATTTGATTGACCTCCAACATTTTCTCATATATGTTTTCTTGCACATCATTACCTTTCAACATTTTCTGGTTCTGAAAAATTTTCCTGCATACATTTCAACATTCTCTGGTTCTGAAAAATATCCCAGCATATATTTTTGACTTAAATATTTTCTGACTCTGAAGATTTTTACCAACATATATTATGGAATGCAAAGGCTCTTTCGTTTTAGGAACTTTATTTGCAAACATTCATCATGTTAACGCTTCAAGAATATGAATTATCTTTCACAAAATTAGTCTAAAAATTATGTGTATTTAAGACGCTCTTTCAAATAAATGGCTTATTGAATAAAGTGCAAACTAATCTGGTGGAACTTGCATTTActacagaaggcgtgtgtccgtggctaagcacgtacaaccgggacaacCAGTCTCCCGTGCTGCATTAGAacccacgcaagcctggcttCTCTGAACGA
Protein-coding sequences here:
- the LOC141620073 gene encoding uncharacterized protein LOC141620073 gives rise to the protein MRKPELSGRMAKWSVHLSGYDLKFEPRTSIKSQALADFVSDFCPALQNQAEQDILNLEEEKGEKVWELHVDGASNARGAGVGLVLKSPQADLIVQAVRYEFKATNNEAEYEALILGLKLALDLKIRHLKVCSDSKLIVNHVNDSYEARDSRMMAYLDVAKELTLRFATFNIKQIPRDQNAEADALATLGATFKAGAISTIPIVHVLEPAILKPEQEARVLCSTSSEEETPDWMKSYQDWLQNDILPADKKEEIPRWNIIGLKKCFT